One Aquarana catesbeiana isolate 2022-GZ linkage group LG04, ASM4218655v1, whole genome shotgun sequence genomic region harbors:
- the LOC141141531 gene encoding trace amine-associated receptor 3-like: MDRTFTNPVCLQFENVSFFCPTDRPLVARLGMYIFLTVCMTITVFGNLGIIISISHFKELHSPTNFLILSMAATDFLLGVLIMPCSMVRSVEKCWYFGKLFCKIHYSFDLMLSVISIFHLCSIAIDRFYAVCNPLHYPIKMTTVVIKKMIFVCWSLPAIFAFGVVITNSHVSGIVGYESLVECFNSCPITFNKLWSVIMFFACFFIPGSVMVGIYIQIFIVSQRHANILKHVMGNLKDKMSTQISKQKDRKAAKTLGIVMGVFISCWMPVFITILVDPFLNFSTPELLFDALNWLGYINSTCNPLIYGFFYPWFRKSLRHIIFGKIFEPDSSLANLS, encoded by the coding sequence ATGGATAGGACATTTACTAATCCAGTTTGCTTGCAATTTGAAAATGTTTCATTTTTCTGCCCAACTGACAGGCCTCTTGTTGCACGTCTTGGAATGTACATTTTCCTCACTGTCTGCATGACAATAACAGTCTTCGGAAATTTGGGAATTATTATCTCCATCAGCCATTTCAAAGAGTTGCATTCCCCAACAAATTTTCTCATTCTTTCCATGGCTGCCACAGATTTCCTTCTTGGTGTCCTCATAATGCCTTGTAGTATGGTAAGATCAGTGGAAAAATGTTGGTATTTTGGAAAACTGTTTTGTAAAATCCATTACAGTTTTGACTTAATGCTTAGTGTCATCTCAATTTTCCATCTTTGCTCTATAGCCATTGATAGATTTTATGCTGTATGCAATCCTCTCCACTATCCAATTAAAATGACTACAGTTgtcattaaaaaaatgatatttgtcTGCTGGTCTCTGCCAGCTATATTTGCTTTTGGAGTGGTCATAACAAATTCCCATGTATCAGGAATAGTTGGATATGAGTCATTAGTGGAATGTTTTAATTCATGTCCAATTACATTCAACAAATTGTGGTCTGTGATTATGTTTTTTGCATGCTTTTTTATTCCTGGCTCAGTTATGGTTGGAATTTACATACAAATATTCATAGTATCTCAAAGGCATGCTAACATTCTGAAACACGTTATGGGGAACTTGAAGGACAAAATGTCAACTCAAATTTCCAAGCAGAAGGACCGGAaagctgcaaagacactgggaattGTGATGGGAGTGTTCATATCCTGTTGGATGCCAGTGTTTATAACCATTTTAGTCGATCCATTTCTCAACTTTTCCACACCTGAACTTTTGTTCGATGCTCTCAACTGGCTTGGCTATATCAACTCAACATGTAATCCACTCATATATGGATTTTTCTATCCATGGTTTAGGAAATCACTGAGACAtataatttttggtaaaatatttgaACCTGACTCTAGCTTAGCAAATCTATCTTAA